From a single Brassica napus cultivar Da-Ae chromosome C9, Da-Ae, whole genome shotgun sequence genomic region:
- the LOC125592839 gene encoding putative lipid-binding protein AIR1 — protein MALRNSLTIFLAFNIIFFALTEAARSGCPPSSYKPKPGPTTPAIETCPKDTVKLGVCVNALNLLNATLGAPPVKPCCSLIDGLVDLEAAVCLCTALKASILGININLPINLSLLLNVCSRKAPHGFQCP, from the coding sequence ATGGCTCTTAGAAACTCTCTTACCATCTTCCTTGCCTttaacatcatcttcttcgccCTAACCGAAGCCGCACGCTCCGGATGTCCACCATCATCTTACAAACCCAAACCTGGCCCAACCACACCTGCCATCGAGACATGCCCGAAAGATACCGTAAAGCTTGGTGTTTGTGTTAACGCGCTTAACTTGTTGAATGCGACATTAGGTGCTCCTCCGGTGAAGCCATGTTGCAGCCTCATTGACGGTTTGGTCGATCTTGAGGCTGCCGTTTGTCTTTGCACCGCGCTTAAAGCTAGCATTCTCGGTATCAACATTAACCTTCCAATCAACCTTAGCTTGCTCCTCAACGTTTGCAGCAGAAAGGCTCCACATGGCTTCCAATGCCCTTAA